In one window of Oryza sativa Japonica Group chromosome 9, ASM3414082v1 DNA:
- the LOC4346414 gene encoding protein SLOW WALKER 2, producing the protein MAEAKGKPTSTKKGRKAAASAVAVGDDIDSLKSDVASFASSLGFLGAAAASSGFDDSDFRKSGPIIPPKTSKSAQTTDAPPNPKPTTTTTKKPHPLDIHGTNATTKSVSGAVTTNYPLMKATALSGQWYADAGELEASVLGARKQVLPSVGLQEMQRISEGKRQLAEKLMAQYTVEYDMVKRGSGDLKLLEISAKSGTSADKVSAFTCLIEDNPIANMRALDSLLGMVTSKVGKRYAFTGFDALKELFLKRVLPDRKLKSLIQHPLDILPETKDGYSLLLFWYWEDCLKQRYEKFVIALEDALKDMLPNLKDKAMKTVFILLKEKAEQERRLLTALVNKLGDPERRAASSAAYLLTSLLSAHPNMKMVVIDEVDSFLFRPHVGLRAKYQAVNFLSQIFLTSKGDGPKIAKRLVDVYIALFKVLMSCSRATEGVKHSKYGKKTNENGKKEKGNDFNSHVKHEDPCAGSDLEMDSRILSALLTGVNRALPYVASSEVDDIVEVQTPILFRLVHSVNFNVGVQALMLLYQISTKNQIASDRFYRALYAKLLSPASVTSSKPELFLGLLVKAMKNDVMLKRVAAFAKRLLQVALQRPPQYACGCLFILSEVLKAKPPLWAIVLQNESVDDGIEHFEDIVENTDCPAITSRTTDKCNDILATLEKCNSDAEDACDTIECVSPISSGEKDGKGTSAEGLTLQASYNPRHREPSYCNADHASWWELTALALHVHPSVSTMARTLLSGNNIVYSGDPLTDLSLPAFLDKFMEKKPKGNRIAEGKWHGGSQIAPAKKLDQSHHLIGEELLELVEKEVPPEDVVFHRFYMNKTGPIKPKAKKKTAVLDEDTGELFADDVDDASDESDDEMQELGIGSIEDGEYDYDNLDATTFEEEGDLLRYDSDVELHDISDDISSGADSDTEALEGANHSDGNDSDGEEPVQGQKRKHGAKSGASPFAKLEDYEHLMDGEAEKPTFKKGRKHRVTRDSKEKRKGLSSKEKSGSRKKRSKRSE; encoded by the exons ATGGCGGAGGCAAAAGGCAAACCGACGTCCACCAAGAAAGGCAGGAAGGCTGCGGCcagcgcggtggcggtgggcgaCGACATCGACTCGCTCAAGTCCGATGTCGCCTCCTTCGCCTCCTCACTCGGCTTCcttggtgccgccgccgcctcctccggcttcgaCGATTCTGATTTCCGCAAGTCCGGCCCCATAATTCCTCCCAAAACCTCAAAATCCGCGCAAACCACCGACGCCCccccaaaccctaaacccaccaccaccaccaccaagaagCCACATCCTCTTGATATCCATGGCACCAATGCCACAACCAAATCAGTATCAGGTGCTGTCACCACCAATTACCCGCTGATGAAGGCAACGGCTCTGTCCGGGCAGTGGTACGCAGATGCTGGTGAGCTCGAGGCGAGCGTCCTCGGCGCTCGAAAGCAAGTCCTGCCTTCTGTGGGTCTCCAGGAGATGCAGAGGATCTCGGAGGGCAAGCGACAGCTGGCGGAGAAGCTTATGGCGCAGTACACGGTGGAATATGACATGGTGAAGCGGGGTAGCGGCGACCTGAAGCTTCTCGAGATATCGGCAAAGTCTGGCACATCTGCTGATAAGGTTTCAGCATTCACATGCCTTATCGAAGACAATCCAATTGCAAACATGAGGGCACTCGATTCTCTCCTTG GTATGGTTACATCAAAGGTTGGTAAAAGGTATGCGTTCACAGGGTTTGATGCATTGAAGGAGTTGTTCCTCAAAAG GGTATTACCTGATCGTAAGTTGAAAAGTCTTATTCAGCACCCATTAGATATTTTACCAGAAACAAAAGATGGCTACTCACTTCTCCTCTTCTGGTATTGGGAGGACTGCTTGAAACAGAG GTACGAGAAGTTTGTTATTGCATTGGAGGACGCATTAAAAGATATGCTGCCAAATCTTAAGGACAAAGCAATGAAG ACGGTTTTTATCCTTTTAAAGGAAAAGGCAGAACAGGAACGCCGGTTACTTACAGCTCTTGTTAACAAA CTTGGAGATCCTGAAAGGAGAGCAGCCTCAAGTGCGGCATATCTGTTAACAAGTCTCCTATCTGCTCATCCAAATATGAAG ATGGTTGTGATAGATGAGGTGGACTCATTTCTCTTTCGGCCACATGTTGGTCTTAGGGCCAAATACCAAGCT GTCAACTTTTTGAGCCAGATTTTTCTTACCAGTAAGGGTGATGGCCCGAAAATAGCCAAGCGTTTGGTGGATGTTTACATTGCGCTTTTCAAG GTACTCATGTCTTGCTCTCGTGCTACTGAAGGAGTTAAACACAGCAAATATGGCAAGAAAACTAATGAAAatgggaaaaaggaaaagggcaATGACTTCAATTCTCATGTAAAGCATGAAGACCCTTGTGCAGGATCAGATTTAGAGATGGACTCTAGGATTCTCTCTGCACTTTTAACT GGGGTTAATAGAGCATTACCATATGTTGCAAGCTCAGAAGTTGATGATATTGTGGAAGTTCAGACACCAATTCTTTTTAGATTG GTGCACTCTGTAAATTTCAATGTTGGTGTACAGGCATTAATGCTTTTGTACCAAATATCTACAAAAAATCAGATCGCAAGCGACCGTTTTTACCGTGCACTGTATGCAAAACTTTTGAGTCCTGCATCCGTAACCTCGTCAAAG CCAGAATTATTTCTTGGTTTATTGGTGAAAGCAATGAAAAATGATGTCATGTTAAAGAGAGTGGCTGCATTTGCAAAGCGGTTGCTGCAG GTTGCTCTTCAGCGGCCTCCTCAATATGCTTGCGGATGCCTTTTCATACTGTCAGAGGTCCTTAAAGCAAAGCCACCATTGTG GGCAATTGTGCTCCAGAATGAATCTGTTGATGATGGTATTGAGCACTTTGAAGACATAGTAGAGAATACTGATTGTCCAGCTATTACCTCAAGAACTACAGATAAATGCAATGACATATTAGCTACTCTTGAGAAATGCAATTCAGATGCTGAGGATGCCTGTGATACTATAGAATGTGTAAGTCCAATCTCAAGTGGTGAGAAAGATGGAAAAGGCACATCAGCTGAGGGGTTGACACTTCAGGCATCTTATAATCCACGACACAGAGAGCCTTCTTACTG TAATGCAGACCATGCCAGTTGGTGGGAGCTTACTGCACTGGCCTTACATGTGCACCCATCGGTATCTACTATGGCTAGGACATTGCTATCTGGTAACAATATCGTTTATAGTGGTGATCCATTGACAGACCTATCACTCCCTGCTTTCCTTGACAAATTCATGGAGAAGAAACCAAAAGGAAACCGCATCGCTGAAGGGAAATGGCATGGTGGATCCCAAATTGCACCAGCTAAAAAG CTTGATCAAAGTCATCATCTCATTGGAGAAGAGCTACTAGAACTGGTAGAAAAGGAAGTTCCTCCTGAAGATGTTGTTTTCCATCGTTTCTACATGAACAAGACTGGCCCTATTAAACCTAAAGCAAAGAAGAAAACCGCGGTTCTGGATGAAGATACTGGAGAGCTCTTTGCTGATGATGTAGATGATGCTAGTGATGAAAGTGATGATGAAATGCAGGAGCTGGGAATTGGGTCGATAGAAGATGGAGAATATGATTATGATAATCTGGATGCAACCACATTTGAGGAGGAAGGGGATTTGCTTAGATATGACAGTGATGTTGAGTTGCATGACATTTCAGATGATATCTCTTCTGGAGCAGATTCTGATACTGAAGCCCTTGAAGGTGCTAACCATTCAGATGGCAATGACAGTGATGGAGAGGAGCCAGTCCAGGGGCAAAAGAGGAAACATGGTGCAAAGAGTGGAGCATCGCCATTTGCAAAACTAGAAGACTATGAACATCTCATGGATGGGGAAGCGGAAAAGCCAACGTTTAAGAAGGGGCGGAAGCACAGGGTAACCAGAGACAGCAAGGAGAAGAGAAAAGGTCTGAGCAGCAAGGAGAAATCAGGATCACGAAAGAAAAGGTCGAAGAGATCAGAATGA